In Dolichospermum flos-aquae CCAP 1403/13F, the following proteins share a genomic window:
- the xth gene encoding exodeoxyribonuclease III → MKIATWNVNSVRTRLEQVINWLTENPVDVLCLQETKVIDKDFPNLAFENLGYYPYISGQKSYNGVALISRQPLTDVNVGFGAILPEIASAWDEQKRVISGIIEGVRIVNLYVPNGSAIGSDKYEYKLGWLKILKEYLQTLLLSNPAISMCGDFNIALEDIDINDKVKIDNHIMASELERQALRDVLSLGFGDAFRKFNNAGENYSWWDYRTAAFKRNLGWRIDHHYLTPTLYERAQSCTIDIEPRKLVQPSDHTPVILEF, encoded by the coding sequence ATGAAAATTGCTACTTGGAATGTGAATTCTGTGCGGACACGTTTAGAACAGGTTATCAATTGGTTAACAGAAAATCCGGTTGATGTTTTGTGTTTACAAGAAACCAAAGTCATAGACAAGGACTTTCCTAATCTTGCGTTTGAAAATTTAGGCTATTATCCGTATATTTCCGGGCAAAAATCTTATAATGGTGTGGCTTTAATTAGTCGTCAACCTTTGACAGATGTAAATGTGGGTTTTGGTGCTATTTTGCCAGAAATAGCATCAGCATGGGATGAACAAAAACGGGTAATTTCTGGTATAATTGAAGGAGTAAGAATTGTTAATCTTTATGTTCCCAATGGTTCAGCTATCGGTAGCGACAAGTATGAATATAAGTTAGGCTGGTTAAAAATTCTCAAGGAATATTTACAGACTTTACTATTATCAAATCCTGCTATTTCTATGTGTGGTGATTTTAATATTGCCTTAGAAGATATAGATATTAATGATAAGGTAAAGATAGATAATCACATTATGGCATCTGAATTAGAACGTCAAGCGTTACGAGATGTTCTCAGTTTAGGTTTTGGAGATGCTTTTCGTAAATTTAACAACGCAGGAGAAAATTATAGTTGGTGGGATTATCGGACTGCTGCTTTTAAGCGTAATTTAGGTTGGCGAATAGATCATCATTATCTTACACCAACTTTGTATGAACGCGCCCAAAGTTGCACTATTGATATTGAACCCCGGAAGTTAGTTCAACCTAGTGATCATACACCAGTAATTCTGGAATTTTAA
- a CDS encoding zinc-dependent alcohol dehydrogenase: MLAALLYGQEDLRLEQVPDPTPEAGEVVIQVEAATTCGTDLKVWRRGGHAKMLTPPTLFGHEGAGRIVAVGAGVTNWRVGDRVVANNSAPCMKCLFCQRQEYSLCPHLTWNNGTFAEYLKISAPIVEHNLLLVPKHLPLVLAAMTEPLACVLHGISRSGVKPHDKVVVLGDGAIGLMFVAVLAKYTEVILWGGNNQRLEIGEKFGAAKTFNYHQVTDIANTVRELTAGWGADVVIEATGVPSVWETAIACGRPGATINLFGGCPRDTTISVNTEQLHYSELTLKGVFHNTPEYVKAALSLIASGTIPFDLLISEHRSLQDLEQVFMDMKARKVIKVAMYN; this comes from the coding sequence TTGTTAGCAGCACTACTCTACGGACAAGAGGATTTACGCCTAGAACAAGTTCCTGACCCGACTCCCGAAGCCGGCGAGGTGGTGATTCAGGTGGAAGCAGCCACTACTTGTGGGACAGATTTGAAGGTATGGCGACGTGGTGGCCATGCTAAAATGTTGACACCGCCGACACTGTTTGGTCATGAAGGTGCGGGACGGATTGTCGCTGTCGGCGCTGGGGTGACGAATTGGCGGGTAGGCGATCGCGTGGTAGCAAATAATTCTGCTCCCTGCATGAAATGTTTATTTTGTCAACGCCAAGAATATTCTTTATGTCCCCATTTAACTTGGAATAATGGGACATTTGCGGAATATCTGAAAATTTCTGCTCCTATAGTTGAGCATAATTTATTACTAGTTCCTAAGCATTTGCCCTTAGTATTAGCGGCGATGACTGAACCGCTGGCTTGTGTATTACATGGTATCAGCCGTTCTGGTGTCAAACCCCATGATAAAGTAGTGGTTTTGGGTGATGGCGCAATTGGCTTGATGTTTGTGGCAGTATTAGCGAAATATACTGAGGTGATATTGTGGGGTGGGAATAATCAACGGTTAGAAATTGGTGAAAAGTTCGGTGCAGCAAAGACTTTTAATTATCATCAAGTTACGGATATTGCCAACACAGTTAGGGAATTAACCGCTGGTTGGGGTGCAGATGTGGTTATAGAAGCTACTGGTGTACCGAGTGTTTGGGAAACGGCGATCGCTTGCGGTCGTCCTGGTGCAACTATCAATTTATTTGGTGGTTGTCCAAGAGATACCACAATTTCTGTCAATACCGAACAATTGCACTATAGTGAACTTACTCTCAAAGGCGTATTTCACAATACACCAGAATATGTGAAAGCAGCCTTATCGCTCATCGCTAGTGGTACAATTCCTTTTGACTTACTTATTAGTGAACACCGATCTTTACAGGATTTAGAACAGGTATTCATGGATATGAAGGCACGGAAAGTAATTAAAGTAGCGATGTATAACTAA